The following are from one region of the Myxococcus stipitatus genome:
- a CDS encoding SDR family NAD(P)-dependent oxidoreductase, translated as MSDLILTGASRGIGHALALALAGPGGRRLVLVARDETRLSTLVADVERKGGRALSVPGDLSTLEGARALGRRLVEVAEPGATLVHNAGVWPSRRVLTPDGLELAFAVNHLAPLAMQQPLLDAGHLRRIMLVSAGLLVKGRFDADRTPTGEDFSSIRTYCDTKLCLALAMRDVAAAHPELDVVVLHPGVVRTDLGARTGPLGWLLSLVKRGWEAPETCGARLARILARERWSPPGDARWMMEEQEQPWPAPTDDERLRQAVRQTTARWLARP; from the coding sequence ATGAGCGACCTGATTCTCACTGGAGCGTCCCGGGGTATCGGACATGCGCTGGCACTCGCCCTCGCCGGCCCTGGGGGCAGGCGGCTGGTGCTCGTCGCGCGTGACGAGACCCGGCTCTCGACGCTGGTGGCGGACGTCGAGCGGAAGGGCGGTCGGGCCCTCTCCGTCCCCGGGGACCTGTCGACGCTCGAAGGGGCGCGCGCGCTGGGGCGGCGGCTCGTGGAGGTCGCCGAGCCTGGAGCGACGCTCGTCCACAATGCCGGCGTGTGGCCCTCGCGACGCGTCCTCACTCCGGACGGCCTGGAGCTGGCGTTCGCCGTCAACCACCTGGCGCCGCTGGCCATGCAGCAGCCCCTGCTCGACGCCGGGCACCTGCGGCGCATCATGCTGGTGAGCGCGGGGCTCCTGGTGAAGGGCCGCTTCGACGCGGACCGGACGCCCACCGGCGAGGACTTCTCCAGCATCCGGACCTACTGCGACACCAAGCTCTGTCTCGCGTTGGCGATGCGGGATGTCGCCGCCGCGCACCCCGAGCTGGACGTGGTGGTGTTGCACCCGGGCGTCGTCCGCACGGACCTGGGGGCGAGGACCGGCCCGTTGGGATGGCTGCTGTCCCTGGTGAAGCGCGGCTGGGAAGCCCCCGAGACCTGCGGCGCGCGGCTCGCGCGCATCCTCGCGAGGGAGCGCTGGTCCCCACCAGGAGACGCGCGCTGGATGATGGAGGAGCAGGAACAGCCCTGGCCCGCGCCCACCGACGACGAGCGCCTGAGGCAGGCGGTGAGACAGACCACGGCGCGATGGCTCGCGCGCCCTTGA
- a CDS encoding MBL fold metallo-hydrolase has translation MSSVNGGGQASGLRLERVRASRQFEEGRFRNTAPVGPGIQGNPLPLLGEYFFGGSQRTPPGPLPVVDPRPVWATRPESGFRVTWLGHSTLLLELNGARVLTDPVFGERASPMSFAGPRRFHPTPVALDALPDLDVVLLSHDHYDHLCRSTVEALAKRRVPFVTALGVGAHLEAYGVAPELITELDWWERATVGGVGFTATPAQHFSGRGVKDRNRTLWASWVLEGERHRLFFSGDTGLTSEFEEIGRRHGPFDLVMLEVGAFHPSWGGIHLGPENALKAHAMLGGGPLMPVHWGTFNLAFHAWDEPAETLVRMASEQQVRLFTPRLGAATEPSHFERSTSWWREVSERVSGASAPGARRDQTG, from the coding sequence ATGTCTTCGGTCAATGGCGGTGGACAGGCTTCGGGGCTCCGGCTGGAGCGGGTGCGAGCGTCGCGGCAATTCGAGGAGGGGCGGTTCCGGAACACCGCGCCCGTGGGCCCCGGCATCCAGGGCAACCCCTTGCCGTTGCTCGGGGAGTACTTCTTCGGTGGCTCTCAGCGGACGCCGCCGGGGCCGTTGCCGGTGGTGGACCCCCGGCCGGTGTGGGCCACGCGGCCGGAGTCCGGCTTCCGGGTGACCTGGCTGGGGCACAGCACGCTGCTGCTCGAGCTGAACGGCGCGCGCGTGCTGACCGACCCCGTCTTCGGCGAGCGCGCCTCGCCCATGTCCTTCGCCGGCCCCCGGCGCTTCCACCCCACGCCGGTGGCGCTCGACGCGCTGCCGGACCTGGATGTCGTGCTGCTGTCGCACGACCACTACGACCACCTGTGCCGCTCCACCGTCGAGGCGTTGGCGAAGCGGCGGGTGCCCTTCGTCACGGCGTTGGGGGTGGGCGCGCACCTGGAGGCCTATGGCGTGGCGCCCGAGCTCATCACGGAGCTGGATTGGTGGGAGCGGGCCACGGTGGGCGGCGTCGGCTTCACCGCCACGCCCGCCCAGCACTTCTCCGGGCGCGGGGTGAAGGACCGCAACCGGACCCTGTGGGCCTCCTGGGTGCTGGAGGGCGAGCGCCATCGCCTCTTCTTCAGCGGTGACACGGGCCTCACCTCCGAATTCGAGGAGATTGGCCGCAGGCACGGCCCCTTCGACCTGGTGATGCTGGAGGTGGGCGCGTTCCACCCGAGCTGGGGTGGCATCCACCTGGGGCCTGAGAACGCGCTCAAGGCCCACGCCATGTTGGGCGGCGGACCGCTGATGCCGGTCCACTGGGGCACCTTCAACCTGGCCTTCCACGCCTGGGACGAGCCGGCGGAGACGCTCGTCCGCATGGCCTCCGAGCAGCAGGTGCGCCTGTTCACGCCGCGCCTGGGGGCGGCCACGGAGCCCTCCCACTTCGAGCGGAGCACGTCCTGGTGGCGCGAGGTCTCCGAGCGTGTCTCCGGGGCGTCGGCTCCCGGCGCGAGGCGCGATCAGACGGGGTGA
- a CDS encoding LysR family transcriptional regulator, with protein MQLAPHPFTLRQLQYVVAVADSLSFRKAAARCHVSQPSLSAQLALLEESLGVRLFERDRRRVLLTSAGEKLVERARRLLLEADDLLEESRRVGDPLAGTLRVGVIPTVSPYLLPAVAPALRRRFPRLTLAWVEEKTEVLVRDLDAGALDAALVALEADVGDVEKTAPAIHAPPSRMDSEEATRGTCRLKAADIRRPLEKAAMAAVSPDMARVLPSEKPPR; from the coding sequence ATGCAGCTGGCGCCCCATCCCTTCACCTTGAGGCAGCTCCAGTACGTGGTCGCCGTGGCGGACAGCCTGAGCTTCCGCAAGGCCGCCGCGCGGTGCCATGTGTCCCAGCCGTCGCTGAGCGCCCAGCTCGCGCTGCTCGAGGAGTCGCTGGGGGTCCGGCTGTTCGAGCGGGACCGCAGGCGCGTCTTGCTCACGTCGGCGGGAGAGAAGCTGGTGGAGCGCGCCCGGCGACTCCTGCTGGAGGCGGATGACCTGCTGGAGGAGTCCCGGCGCGTGGGAGACCCGCTCGCGGGCACCCTGCGCGTCGGCGTCATCCCCACCGTCTCACCCTACCTGCTGCCGGCCGTCGCGCCCGCGCTGAGGCGGCGCTTCCCCCGGCTCACGCTGGCCTGGGTCGAGGAGAAGACCGAGGTGCTCGTCCGCGACCTCGACGCGGGCGCGCTCGACGCGGCCCTGGTCGCGCTGGAGGCCGACGTCGGTGACGTGGAGAAGACCGCGCCCGCCATCCACGCCCCACCGAGCAGGATGGACAGCGAGGAGGCGACCCGGGGCACATGCCGGCTGAAGGCCGCGGACATCCGGCGCCCCCTCGAGAAGGCCGCGATGGCGGCGGTGAGCCCCGACATGGCCAGGGTGCTGCCGAGCGAGAAGCCACCCAGGTAG
- a CDS encoding amino acid permease, protein MGIGTRKNIGRLQEADGEGHVLHRTLNGLQLTLLGIGAIIGAGIFVVTGTAAAQHAGPAIVLSFVLAGLGCLFAGLCYAEFASMIPVAGSAYTYGYATLGELVAWIIGWDLMLEYLFASSAVAVGWSGYFTSFVRDYLHWHLPDALTNAPFETRAGSLVPQATGALVNLPAVLLVALLTTLLVVGIHESARVNNVIVFLKVSIVLLVIGFGAFHVDTSHWRPFIPPNTGRFGEFGWSGVLAGAGVIFFAYIGFDAVSTAAQETRDPKRDLPMGILGSLLVCTVLYVLMAGVMTGLAPYSTLNVPEPVYVAISRGGAALAWLRPIVGLGAVAGLASVVLVMLLGQPRVFFAMSRDGLLPPVFGRVHGRFRTPYVSTLITGGISMVVAGLFPIGLLGHLVSIGTLFAFIVVCAGILVLRHTRPDLPRPFRTPFVPVVPVLGILTCGALMLGLGLETWLRLVIWLAIGLVIYFAYGRKHSKAAREEAASAERDAPSPLRPPGA, encoded by the coding sequence GTGGGCATCGGGACCCGAAAGAACATCGGCCGGTTGCAGGAGGCGGACGGCGAGGGCCACGTGCTCCACCGCACCCTCAACGGGCTCCAGCTGACGCTGCTGGGGATCGGCGCCATCATCGGCGCGGGCATCTTCGTGGTGACGGGCACGGCGGCGGCCCAGCACGCGGGCCCCGCCATCGTCCTGTCCTTCGTGCTGGCAGGCCTGGGCTGTCTGTTCGCGGGGCTGTGCTACGCGGAGTTCGCCTCGATGATTCCGGTGGCGGGCAGCGCGTACACCTACGGCTACGCGACGCTGGGCGAGTTGGTGGCGTGGATCATCGGCTGGGACCTGATGTTGGAGTACCTCTTCGCCTCCTCGGCGGTGGCGGTGGGCTGGTCCGGCTACTTCACGTCCTTCGTGCGCGACTACCTCCACTGGCACCTGCCGGACGCGCTCACCAACGCCCCCTTCGAGACGCGGGCGGGTTCGCTCGTGCCCCAGGCCACCGGCGCGCTCGTGAACCTGCCCGCCGTGCTGCTCGTGGCGCTGCTCACCACGCTGCTGGTGGTGGGCATCCACGAGTCGGCCCGGGTCAACAACGTCATCGTCTTCCTCAAGGTCTCCATCGTCCTGCTGGTGATCGGCTTCGGGGCGTTCCACGTCGACACGTCGCACTGGCGGCCCTTCATCCCTCCGAACACGGGGCGCTTCGGTGAGTTCGGGTGGAGCGGGGTGCTGGCGGGGGCGGGCGTCATCTTCTTCGCCTACATCGGCTTCGACGCCGTCTCCACCGCCGCGCAGGAGACGCGGGACCCGAAGCGGGACCTGCCGATGGGCATCCTCGGGTCGCTGCTGGTCTGCACGGTGCTCTACGTCCTCATGGCCGGGGTGATGACGGGCCTGGCGCCGTACTCCACCTTGAACGTCCCGGAGCCCGTCTACGTGGCCATCTCCCGAGGTGGGGCGGCGCTGGCGTGGCTTCGCCCCATCGTCGGCCTGGGGGCCGTCGCGGGGCTGGCGTCCGTGGTGCTGGTGATGTTGTTGGGGCAGCCTCGTGTGTTCTTCGCCATGTCCCGGGACGGGCTGTTGCCGCCGGTGTTCGGTCGCGTCCACGGGCGCTTCCGCACGCCGTATGTCTCCACGCTCATCACCGGGGGCATCTCGATGGTGGTCGCGGGCCTGTTCCCCATCGGCTTGCTGGGGCACCTGGTCTCCATCGGCACCCTGTTCGCGTTCATCGTGGTGTGCGCCGGCATCCTGGTGCTGCGCCACACCCGGCCGGACCTGCCCCGGCCGTTCAGGACGCCCTTCGTCCCGGTGGTGCCGGTGCTGGGAATCCTCACCTGCGGCGCGCTGATGCTGGGGCTGGGGCTGGAGACGTGGCTGCGGCTCGTCATCTGGCTGGCCATCGGCCTGGTCATCTACTTCGCCTATGGCCGCAAGCACTCGAAGGCCGCGCGGGAGGAGGCGGCCTCCGCGGAGCGTGACGCCCCCAGCCCGCTCAGGCCGCCCGGAGCGTGA
- a CDS encoding right-handed parallel beta-helix repeat-containing protein, whose product MRLLVFLSALVAACSGESPPPITEGDVRGPTEVGDRPVPGEAQKDGGGVAPDGDGPGTGGAGDAGGADGPDAGGWDGGVEEDADPVADGGTAVGGPGAGDAGPIPLDGGTVITSTLTGTLTRARSPYRVIGDAQGIVTIPKGQVLRVEPGVVVDFRGRPDVSLADVDPRAPGSVMNHHKGRVELRVYGGIQVRGTEASPIVFTSTNPYGWWGLNFFGAQSVGDGHPVFEHLIFEKVRKNDYNGERDRTRGAMWAYYPGPVTIIRSTFRDNMAAAKCGALDLMFTVGSRVEGNLFENNRTSDIDRFGQPGSFSMAGGAAMCVTHGRDSVVRGNTFRGNVLEAFRGAVYTSLVLRPLLQWPNPQGTYDLGGGGALHYFQPNNDLIENNLFENNTVLQGPASVLYLEDLGTRAVTLRGNHFIDNRAGAGGVVVCNRGSGAVELVLTSDNVFTRNLVNGVAAPRVTGDCTTGAQ is encoded by the coding sequence TTGCGTCTGCTGGTGTTCCTGTCCGCGCTCGTCGCCGCGTGCTCCGGTGAGTCCCCACCGCCCATCACGGAGGGGGACGTGCGTGGGCCCACGGAGGTGGGGGACAGGCCGGTACCCGGTGAGGCCCAGAAGGACGGCGGAGGCGTGGCCCCGGATGGCGACGGACCGGGCACGGGCGGCGCGGGTGACGCGGGGGGCGCGGACGGGCCGGACGCGGGAGGATGGGATGGGGGCGTGGAGGAGGACGCGGACCCCGTGGCGGATGGGGGGACCGCGGTCGGTGGGCCCGGGGCCGGCGACGCGGGCCCCATTCCCCTGGATGGGGGCACGGTCATCACCTCCACGCTCACGGGGACGCTGACCCGGGCGCGGTCTCCGTATCGCGTCATCGGCGATGCGCAGGGAATCGTCACCATCCCCAAGGGCCAGGTGCTGCGCGTGGAGCCGGGCGTCGTGGTCGACTTCCGGGGGCGCCCCGATGTGTCGCTGGCGGACGTGGACCCCCGCGCCCCTGGCAGCGTGATGAACCACCACAAGGGCCGCGTGGAGCTGCGCGTCTATGGCGGCATCCAGGTGCGAGGCACGGAGGCGAGCCCCATCGTCTTCACGTCGACCAACCCCTATGGCTGGTGGGGCCTCAACTTCTTCGGCGCGCAATCCGTGGGGGATGGCCACCCCGTGTTCGAGCACCTGATCTTCGAGAAGGTGCGCAAGAACGACTACAACGGCGAGAGGGATCGAACGCGGGGCGCGATGTGGGCCTACTACCCGGGCCCGGTGACCATCATCCGCTCGACGTTCCGGGACAACATGGCGGCGGCGAAGTGTGGCGCGCTGGACCTGATGTTCACCGTGGGCTCCCGCGTCGAGGGCAACCTCTTCGAGAACAACCGCACCTCGGACATCGACCGCTTCGGACAGCCGGGCTCCTTCTCGATGGCGGGAGGCGCGGCGATGTGCGTGACGCATGGCCGCGACTCGGTGGTGCGCGGCAACACCTTCCGGGGCAACGTGCTGGAGGCCTTCCGGGGCGCCGTCTACACCAGCCTCGTGCTCCGCCCCCTGCTGCAATGGCCCAATCCCCAGGGCACGTATGACCTGGGCGGCGGCGGAGCGCTGCACTACTTCCAGCCGAACAACGACCTCATCGAGAACAACCTCTTCGAGAACAACACGGTGCTGCAGGGCCCCGCCTCGGTGCTCTACCTGGAGGACCTGGGCACGCGCGCCGTCACCCTGCGCGGCAACCACTTCATCGACAACCGGGCGGGGGCGGGTGGGGTGGTGGTGTGCAACCGGGGCAGCGGCGCCGTGGAGCTGGTGCTGACGAGCGACAATGTCTTCACCCGCAACCTGGTGAATGGCGTCGCCGCACCCCGCGTGACGGGCGACTGCACCACGGGCGCCCAGTAG
- a CDS encoding cytochrome P450 has product MWAVSRYEDVMFVLKHPQLFSSRGFGVATNPEWLGGNPFSESMLALDPPQHGRLRGLIQGVFGAPAMARLEPRVRELANRAVAQLPLGRSVDVMPSLALRLPTEVMGELLGVEPAMRQHLKRWADLMTGGVTTVRPDEHERKRIAREAVTEVRGYFGELLAARQRSPGEDVLSQLLQARIQGEALTRDELLAFAALLLVGGIESTVHLLGSAIHLLTLHPELPGRLRAERDLIPAFLDEVLRLEPPAQALLRTATQELYLGGVRIPKNAPVLALVGSACRDESVFHDPDRFLLHRPGTHHLPFGHGIHFCLGMQLARMEGRLVLEALLERCGGLEPGAEPMSWHRTLVVRGPATLPVTLRAA; this is encoded by the coding sequence ATGTGGGCCGTGTCTCGTTACGAAGACGTGATGTTCGTGCTGAAGCATCCCCAGCTCTTCTCCTCACGCGGCTTCGGCGTGGCCACGAATCCGGAGTGGCTGGGAGGCAATCCCTTCTCGGAGTCCATGCTGGCCCTGGACCCGCCCCAGCACGGGCGCCTGCGCGGACTCATCCAGGGTGTCTTCGGCGCCCCCGCCATGGCGCGGCTGGAGCCCCGGGTGCGGGAGCTGGCCAACCGCGCGGTGGCGCAGCTGCCGCTGGGCCGCTCCGTGGACGTCATGCCGTCGCTGGCGCTGCGCCTCCCCACGGAGGTGATGGGCGAGCTGCTCGGCGTCGAGCCGGCCATGCGCCAGCACCTCAAGCGCTGGGCGGACCTGATGACCGGGGGAGTCACCACCGTCCGCCCGGATGAACACGAGCGCAAGCGCATCGCCCGCGAGGCCGTGACGGAGGTGCGAGGCTATTTCGGCGAGCTGCTCGCGGCGAGGCAGCGGTCCCCTGGCGAGGACGTGCTCAGCCAGTTGCTCCAGGCGCGAATCCAGGGGGAGGCCCTCACCCGGGACGAGCTGCTCGCCTTCGCCGCCCTGCTGCTGGTGGGCGGCATCGAGTCCACCGTCCACCTGTTGGGCTCCGCCATCCACCTGCTGACCCTGCACCCGGAGCTGCCCGGGCGCCTGCGCGCGGAGCGCGACCTCATCCCCGCCTTCCTCGACGAGGTGCTGCGCCTCGAGCCTCCCGCCCAGGCCCTCCTGCGCACGGCCACCCAGGAGCTGTACCTGGGCGGCGTGCGCATCCCCAAGAACGCCCCGGTGCTGGCCCTGGTGGGCTCCGCCTGCCGCGACGAGAGCGTGTTCCACGACCCGGACCGCTTCCTCCTCCACCGCCCCGGCACGCACCACCTGCCCTTCGGACACGGCATCCACTTCTGTCTGGGCATGCAGCTGGCCCGGATGGAGGGGCGGCTCGTGCTGGAGGCGCTGCTGGAGCGCTGTGGGGGGCTCGAGCCCGGGGCCGAACCGATGTCCTGGCATCGCACCCTGGTGGTCCGGGGCCCCGCGACGCTCCCCGTCACGCTCCGGGCGGCCTGA